The genomic segment TCGGGTTCCGACCGATGGCCGACGAGGATCTCGACGACCTGGCCGCGCTGCTCGGCGACCCGGCCGTGATGCGGTACTACCCGCGGCCCAAGACCCGGGACGAGGCGCGCGGCTGGATCGACTGGAACCAGCGGCTCTACCGCGACGAGGGGTACGGGCTGTGGGTGGTCGAACTGCGCGAGACCGGCGAGTTCGTCGGGGACTGCGGCCTCACCCCGCAGCAGGTCGACGGCGTCACCGAACTGGAGGTCGGATACCACGTGCGAACCGCGCTGCAGGGCCGGGGCCTCGCCACCGAGGCCGCGGCGGCCTGCCGCGACTTCGCCCGTGACGTCCTCGGCGCGACCCGGCTGGTGGCGATCATCCGCCCGGACAACCTCCCGTCGCAGCGCGTCGCCACCAAGATCGGCCTCCCCTTCGAACGCACCGCGACCTCGCACGACCTCCCCGTCCACCTGCACGCCACCACCTGGCCAACGCACTCCTGACGCCGCGCCGGCAGTCGGCACGCAGCGCGCCACGCCCGCAGGCGCATCCGCGCGACCGCCGCCGCGTCGCCGCGCAGCGGGGGCAGCGGGGCAGCGGGGGCAGCGGGGGCAGCGGGGGCAGCGGGGGCAGCCCTACACCGGTGCTCGGTCGGTGTCCGGGGCACGACCGGGAGGGCGGCGGGAGCCGGCGACACTCCTGCCCGCCGGTCACGGCTTGGGGCGGACCATCCGGAGGTTGAGCAGTCGGTCCCGCCAGCGTTCGCGTTCGCCGGTGGCGACGAAGCCGTACCGGGCGTAGAAGCGCACCGCCCGGGTGTTGAAGGCGCTGACCCACAGCCGGATCGGCGCCGCGCCAGCCCAACCCAGGAACTCGGCCATCAGCCGGTCCGCGACTCCGGTCCCTTGCGCCTCGGCGAGCAGGTACATCGGGCCGAGCGTCACGGCGTCGGTGCGATGCCCGTACAGGAAGCCAACGACCCCGGCGTTCGAGCCAGCACCGGCGAGGTCGTGCTGCCGGCTCCCGGCACGGCAGTCCGGCCGGGAGCCGACGCGGGCGTCCAGCCGGACGATTCGGCAGAACACCCGGTCGGGCTCCCGCCGCGCCGCCGCGATCTCGGCCGCCCAGCCGGCGGTCCCCTCCTCGGTACCGAGATACCCCAGATTCGCCGCGATCCACCCGGCGTCCACCCCCGAGCCGACCCCGTCGTACGTCTCGTGCCACGCCCGCAGGTGCGTCCGCGCGACCGCCGCCGCGTCGCCGACGGCAGGCACCTCGATCGTGTAGTCGCCGACGGCCTTCCCGTCCGGTGCGCCGGTGCGATCCATCAGAGGTCGACCGCGTACCGGTGGAGGGGGCCGGCGTCGTCCAGATCGGTGACGGTGAGCCGCATCCCGAGCGCTTCCACCACCCGCCGGGACCCGACGTTGTCCGGCCGGATCGTGGCCCACACCCGGCTCAACCCCGCGGCACGGCACTCGTCGACGACCGCCGTCGCCGCCTCGGTGGCCAGCCCACGGCGCCGGTACCGTCCGGCGATCCGGTAGCCCAGCTCCGACTCCGCCACCGCCGGCCCGCGGCGAACCCCGCAGGTACCGACCAGATCTCCGGTCTCCCGGTCGCACAGCACGTACGAGCAGAGCCCGGCGGTGCGTTGCTCGTCGATCCGGTGCGCGACCCACCGCTCGGTCCGCTCCAGCGACCGGAACGGGCTCCGCGACCCGGCCGACATCGCCGGCTCCGCCAACGCCTCGTACAGCCGGATCGCGTCGGCCTCGGTCACCGCCGCCAGCCGCAACCGCCCGCTCCCCAACAACCCGCGCATCACGTCCACACCCCCGTACGGCCCGGCAAGCATCGTCTCACCGGAACCGTCCCCGCGGTCAGGGCAATCGGGCGGCGGCGAAGGCCAGCTGGTGGTCGATGTCCGCCGGCCCGTGGTGCCGGATCGTCCAGTCGACCATGCGCAGGCCCATGTGCGCCCAGTACCGGTGCAGGGCGGACGGTGGGATGGCATCGAGCGCCCTGTCGAGCCTTCGGATCGCGGCCGGATCGACCCGCGGGTACTGCGGATCGAGCGCGATGCCCCAGGCAAGATCGAACCGCAAGGTGACCAGCCCGAACCGTCGATCGCCACGTGCCAGCCCGTTGTACCCGTGCCAGTCGACGACGCCGGTGATCTCGCCCGAGGCGTCGACCAGGATGTTTCCCGGCGTGAGGTCGAGGTGCACCACATCGTCGCCGGTCATCCGGTCACCGTGCATCTCGCCGAGCGCCCGGATCTGGGCGAGCAACCGCCGGCTTCGATCGTCGTATCCAGCAAGGCTGTCGTGCCGGCACAGGATCCGCCCACCGATCCGGAGATGCAGGTCTGGATTGGCCGTCTCAGGATGTTCGGCCAGCAACCCCGTGAACCGCCGGGTCAGGTCCTCGACCGCCTCGATGGTGCCACCGGTGATGCGCCGCGCCGGTTGACCGGGGAGCCGTTCCTGCACGACGACGGTGTGCCCATCGACAGCCGTGACGAGTTGGTATCGCGGTACCGGGATGTCAACGGATCGCATCAGGTCGAGGATCCGCCCGGTCTGCAGCAGCCGGTCCGGCGTTCCGGACGCAACCGTAAGAACTCCTGGCCGACCGTCCGGCCAGCGAACGTACCCGGCGCCGCCGGACTCACCCTGCTCGGCCAGGCCGAGCAGGGTGAGTCCGATGCTCTTCTCGGCGTTGAGCTGTCCGACCAGTCGCTCCGCATTCAGCCGCGGTACCGCCATGCCCGCCAACGATACCGACTCGGCCGGCGTCGGCAGATCGTCGAGGCCCGGCGTGTGGAAGGGGGCAACGCGGCGTCTCGGCGCAGGTGGCGAGGTCGTCGCAGCCGGCGGCGACTGCCTCTCGCAGGGTGGCCCGGATCGCGGTCAGCTCGGCGATGCGCCGCTCCACCTCGGCCAGCTTCGCAACGGCGAGCCGGTGCGGTCCGGTGTGCCGCCGGGCCGTGGCGAGCAGGCCGGCGATCTCGTCGAGGGTGAACCCCAGGCGCTGCGCGGTCTTGATGGTACGCAGCACCTGCACGGTCTCGGCCGGGTACTGCCGGTGCCCTCCCGGCGTGCGCGCCGGCTCGGCGACCAGCCCGCGGCGCTCGTAGTACCGCAGGGTCTGCCGGTTGACGCCGGCCGCGGCGGCGACCTGGCCGGACCGCAACGGCTCCCGCTCGACGCCGATCTGGCCGGACCGCAACGGCTCCCGCTCGACGGCGACCTGGCCGGACCCGAACGCCTGGTGCTCCGCGGGAACCTGGCCGGACCGCGGCGAGCCGGTCATCACCGCACACCCGCCATCGCCGTCGCGGCGCGGGCGGCGAGCGCCGTCAGCACCGCGCTGTGCGAGGCCGGCACCTCGATGTCCAAAGTCAACCCGCCGTCCGACATCCGCAGCGTGAAACCGAAGAACGTGCAGCAGGAACCCTCCCGCATCGCCAGGTCCGCGACCCGTGCCGCGGCGGCCGGCGCCGGCTCGAACCCGATCCGTACCGTCGTCTCGGTCGGCCGCTCGACGGACCGCCCGGACTCGGCGAACACCTCGTCGAACGCCGCCAGTCGCAGCGGTCGGTCCACCGCCGGCAGGGTGCACGCCGCCGGTACCCGCGACGCCTCGTCCCTCGTCTGCCCCATGCCTCGACGGTAAACCCGTACCCAGGTACGAGATGCAACCCGGATCCGGCCGCGGGGCTCGGCGTAGAGGACGCCGAGAACGTGCCGCGTCGCCAGCCGGCGCCGGAACCGCCCGAAGTCGCCGCGGGTCAGCGGCCGGAACGAGACCGCATCACCCCGCATCGTGCCGCCCGGACCGAGGTGGTTGCCGCGTCGATGCCTGATCGTGGCGGCCGAAGGCGAACAGCGCATCGAGGTTCGGCGGGCGGCGACGCCACTCGGCCCGATCCCGAAGGTCCCACCGCTCGCCGGCCGGCCGGCCGGTACGGGTCGGCGGCTCGTCGCCGGCCGACGCTACCGCCGCCCAGAAGGCGTCTGCATCGCCGGTGACCTGCTCGTACGCCCGGGCTGCCGCGAACAGCAGCCGCTCGTCCCCGATCCACCGGTCGCGGCCGGCGCCGTCGCTCACGCCCCGTACAGCGGGGTGCGCGGCGAGCGAATCCGGGTCGGCGACCGCCCGCTCGAACGCGTCCCTGCCCAACCCGACGAGCCCGGCCCGGAACTCGGCGAAGCCGTCGTCGGACAGGAACCCGTACTCGATGATCCAGCGGGCCGCGCACAGATCCCAGGTGTCGGCCCGCTCGCACACCCGCCCGAGCACCCGGTCGAAGGCGACGATCTCCGGCAGCGGGAGCCGCGTCAGCTCGGCGACCAGCGCCTCCGCGGTCGATTCCGGTACGCCGGCCTCCACGGCCCGGTCCGCCGCCGATCCCGCCGCGTCGCGCGCCCGCCGCACCAGCTGCCAGAACTCATCGACATCCATGCCTCCAGCGTCCCCCAGCGCGGATACGCTTCCGTGGGTGATCCCGACCCTGGACGGCCTCACCCTGGACCTGGTGCCACACTGCGCCTCGGTACAACCTTCGGACTGGCCTGGCGCCCACGACGAGCGCCCCCTGACGGAGGCTGGTCACCAGCAGGCCGTAGCACTGGCGTCTC from the Actinocatenispora thailandica genome contains:
- a CDS encoding GNAT family N-acetyltransferase, yielding MSRAPRTPPPTERLGFRPMADEDLDDLAALLGDPAVMRYYPRPKTRDEARGWIDWNQRLYRDEGYGLWVVELRETGEFVGDCGLTPQQVDGVTELEVGYHVRTALQGRGLATEAAAACRDFARDVLGATRLVAIIRPDNLPSQRVATKIGLPFERTATSHDLPVHLHATTWPTHS
- a CDS encoding MerR family transcriptional regulator, with protein sequence MTGSPRSGQVPAEHQAFGSGQVAVEREPLRSGQIGVEREPLRSGQVAAAAGVNRQTLRYYERRGLVAEPARTPGGHRQYPAETVQVLRTIKTAQRLGFTLDEIAGLLATARRHTGPHRLAVAKLAEVERRIAELTAIRATLREAVAAGCDDLATCAETPRCPLPHAGPRRSADAGRVGIVGGHGGTAAECGATGRTAQRREEHRTHPARPGRAG
- a CDS encoding DUF4240 domain-containing protein codes for the protein MDVDEFWQLVRRARDAAGSAADRAVEAGVPESTAEALVAELTRLPLPEIVAFDRVLGRVCERADTWDLCAARWIIEYGFLSDDGFAEFRAGLVGLGRDAFERAVADPDSLAAHPAVRGVSDGAGRDRWIGDERLLFAAARAYEQVTGDADAFWAAVASAGDEPPTRTGRPAGERWDLRDRAEWRRRPPNLDALFAFGRHDQASTRQPPRSGRHDAG
- a CDS encoding GNAT family N-acetyltransferase translates to MLAGPYGGVDVMRGLLGSGRLRLAAVTEADAIRLYEALAEPAMSAGSRSPFRSLERTERWVAHRIDEQRTAGLCSYVLCDRETGDLVGTCGVRRGPAVAESELGYRIAGRYRRRGLATEAATAVVDECRAAGLSRVWATIRPDNVGSRRVVEALGMRLTVTDLDDAGPLHRYAVDL
- a CDS encoding GNAT family N-acetyltransferase, which codes for MDRTGAPDGKAVGDYTIEVPAVGDAAAVARTHLRAWHETYDGVGSGVDAGWIAANLGYLGTEEGTAGWAAEIAAARREPDRVFCRIVRLDARVGSRPDCRAGSRQHDLAGAGSNAGVVGFLYGHRTDAVTLGPMYLLAEAQGTGVADRLMAEFLGWAGAAPIRLWVSAFNTRAVRFYARYGFVATGERERWRDRLLNLRMVRPKP
- a CDS encoding phosphotransferase, yielding MAVPRLNAERLVGQLNAEKSIGLTLLGLAEQGESGGAGYVRWPDGRPGVLTVASGTPDRLLQTGRILDLMRSVDIPVPRYQLVTAVDGHTVVVQERLPGQPARRITGGTIEAVEDLTRRFTGLLAEHPETANPDLHLRIGGRILCRHDSLAGYDDRSRRLLAQIRALGEMHGDRMTGDDVVHLDLTPGNILVDASGEITGVVDWHGYNGLARGDRRFGLVTLRFDLAWGIALDPQYPRVDPAAIRRLDRALDAIPPSALHRYWAHMGLRMVDWTIRHHGPADIDHQLAFAAARLP